A section of the Saccopteryx leptura isolate mSacLep1 unplaced genomic scaffold, mSacLep1_pri_phased_curated manual_scaffold_49, whole genome shotgun sequence genome encodes:
- the LOC136387032 gene encoding ATP-sensitive inward rectifier potassium channel 12 produces MTTAVQADPYSVVSSEEAGRHLVAMSGANGFGNGKVHTRRRCRNRFVKKNGQCNIEFANMDEKSQRYLADMFTTCVDIRWRYMLLLFSLAFLASWLLFGVIFWVIAVAHGDLEPARDRGRTPCVLQVHGFMAAFLFSIETQTTIGYGLRCVTEECPVAVFMVVAQSIVGCIIDSFMIGAIMAKMARPKKRAQTLLFSHHAVVALRDGKLCLMWRVGNLRKSHIVEAHVRAQLIKPRVTEEGEYIPLDQIDIDVGFDKGLDRIFLVSPITILHEIDEASPLFGISRQDLETDDFEIVVILEGMVEATAMTTQARSSYLANEILWGHRFEPVLFEEKNQYKIDYAHFHKTYEVPSTPRCSAKDLVENKFLLPSANSFCYENELAFLSRDEEEEEEEDDPGGRSPPARRDFDRHLAGGGGALEQRSYRRESEI; encoded by the coding sequence ATGACCACAGCCGTCCAGGCTGACCCTTACAGCGTCGTGTCCTCGGAGGAGGCCGGGCGGCACCTGGTCGCCATGTCGGGCGCCAACGGCTTCGGCAACGGCAAGGTGCACACGCGGCGGAGGTGCCGCAACCGCTTCGTCAAGAAGAACGGCCAGTGCAACATCGAGTTCGCCAACATGGACGAGAAGTCGCAGCGCTACCTGGCGGACATGTTCACCACCTGCGTGGACATCCGCTGGCGCTACATGCTGCTCCTCTTCTCGCTGGCCTTCCTCGCCTCCTGGCTGCTGTTCGGCGTCATCTTCTGGGTCATCGCGGTGGCCCACGGGGACCTGGAGCCGGCCCGGGACCGCGGCCGCACGCCCTGCGTGCTGCAGGTCCACGGCTTCATGGCGGCCTTCCTCTTCTCCATCGAGACGCAGACCACCATCGGCTACGGGCTGCGCTGTGTGACCGAGGAGTGCCCGGTGGCGGTCTTCATGGTGGTGGCGCAGTCCATCGTGGGCTGCATCATCGACTCCTTCATGATCGGCGCCATCATGGCCAAGATGGCCCGGCCCAAGAAGCGGGCGCAGACCCTGCTGTTCAGCCACCACGCCGTGGTCGCCCTGCGGGACGGCAAGCTGTGCCTCATGTGGCGCGTGGGCAACCTGCGGAAGAGCCACATCGTGGAGGCCCACGTGCGGGCCCAGCTCATCAAGCCCAGGGTCACGGAGGAGGGGGAGTACATCCCGCTGGACCAGATCGACATCGACGTGGGCTTCGACAAGGGCCTGGACCGCATCTTCCTGGTGTCGCCCATCACCATCCTGCACGAGATCGACGAGGCCAGTCCGCTGTTCGGCATCAGCCGGCAGGACCTGGAGACGGACGACTTCGAGATCGTGGTCATCCTGGAGGGGATGGTGGAGGCCACGGCCATGACCACCCAAGCCCGGAGCTCCTACCTGGCCAACGAGATCCTGTGGGGCCACCGCTTCGAGCCGGTCCTCTTTGAGGAGAAGAACCAGTACAAGATCGACTACGCCCACTTCCACAAGACCTACGAGGTGCCCTCCACTCCCCGCTGCAGCGCCAAGGACCTGGTGGAGAACAAGTTCCTGCTGCCCAGCGCCAACTCCTTCTGCTACGAGAACGAGCTGGCTTTCCTGAGTCgcgacgaggaggaggaggaggaggaggacgaccCGGGTGGCCGCAGCCCTCCGGCGAGGCGCGACTTTGACCGGCACCTGGCTGGCGGCGGGGGCGCCCTCGAGCAGCGGTCCTACAGACGGGAGTCGGAAATCTGA